One stretch of Flavobacterium sp. 9 DNA includes these proteins:
- a CDS encoding ankyrin repeat domain-containing protein — MKSYFKLVIFVISMLLLSCKQENRNVAFFKDTKAYDLAKAVEKEDLDKVENLVKSDAKLMEVIDPISGSNVLSLALTLEDFESFKKLLELGANPNFINPITKRSVLIDACTFYNKPEPYTIDLRYIRLLLEKGANPNYIVENDFTDKEGNYHMATSALYEASSIDLNMVKLLIKAGADPYKKLDKNQSSPFSNSLQTSKNGFEIANYFIDSLKVDINEPISINIQMPSNEEVKFYIQDEVVNKFLLAKIKGDTQEVDKLKKENKDIEENNYERWKFILKLEELGVDFKNYDYKKY, encoded by the coding sequence ATGAAAAGTTATTTTAAACTTGTAATTTTTGTAATTTCTATGTTATTATTAAGCTGTAAACAAGAAAATAGAAATGTTGCGTTTTTTAAAGATACAAAAGCTTATGATTTAGCAAAAGCTGTTGAAAAAGAAGATTTAGATAAAGTTGAAAACTTAGTCAAAAGCGATGCAAAACTAATGGAAGTAATTGATCCTATTTCAGGTTCTAATGTTTTAAGTTTAGCATTGACACTCGAAGATTTTGAATCTTTTAAGAAATTATTGGAATTAGGAGCTAATCCAAATTTTATTAATCCTATTACAAAACGAAGTGTTTTAATAGATGCTTGTACTTTTTACAATAAACCAGAACCTTATACTATTGATTTAAGATATATTAGATTATTGTTAGAGAAAGGGGCTAATCCAAATTACATTGTAGAAAATGATTTTACAGATAAAGAAGGAAATTATCACATGGCAACTTCTGCATTATATGAAGCCAGTTCAATAGATTTAAATATGGTAAAACTTTTAATAAAAGCAGGAGCAGATCCTTATAAAAAATTAGACAAGAATCAAAGTTCTCCTTTTTCAAATTCTTTGCAAACTTCAAAAAATGGTTTTGAGATTGCAAATTATTTTATTGATAGCCTTAAGGTTGATATTAATGAACCAATATCAATTAATATACAGATGCCATCTAATGAAGAGGTTAAATTTTATATTCAAGATGAGGTTGTAAATAAGTTTTTATTAGCAAAAATAAAAGGTGATACGCAGGAAGTAGATAAGCTGAAAAAAGAGAATAAAGATATCGAAGAGAATAATTATGAAAGATGGAAATTTATTTTAAAACTTGAAGAGTTAGGAGTTGATTTTAAAAATTATGATTATAAAAAATATTAA
- a CDS encoding SpvB/TcaC N-terminal domain-containing protein, translated as MKNKIIILVFLIGSFLFAANFGPYKIASLFTETILEKETVISKTDSIGIFSSENKNIKSFPADIAEGIIGTKDEEDIDDAYDNVFHLKVDVLPSNEEHAYLEYELYGYDQAASISRSLNNQPSIGGQFLSQNKNWTKQSELLSEKSLREGDNVLLFTAPEGILNGYKVKNVRIVYKSAKPSFHYTLLKSENKLYIKGTNFPSEIRKMSIGGIAIDVNQPEFELVFDAETAGKSILVTKETSTGIIVNERLETNQFLKVERFRSIENAKERISKIVDFQTENKLAYKDFLAVFPVGALKNNVSVSVSGLRKIDVAPLNAAMVNVTGTNAGFRLLPHGTIFEKAVTLSLPFDKKAIPEGYTEKDINVFYFDENKRLWQEVTKDSLDIKQGIIKAKTTHFTDFIAGIIKMPESPETSGYTPTSIKDLKAASPLVGIQSIAPPSANGRGTASTGFSIAIPNGRGGMQPSLNLQYDSDGGHSWAGMGWDISAPTVSIETRWGAPRYDASKETETYSIGGEQLIPNSHRVDWIGRTTDKQFYPRREGAFQQIIRKGSSPKNYYWVVKDKSGVTSYYGGTDSGLSSNGVLQDANGNVGHWGLCLQVDLKGNTVTYEYDKKDGQLFLKKVYYTGFGSDKGNYSVTFVKSGDLGEANRPDVQISARLGFRQLNNELLRKIEVRYKNDMIRSYELNYTLGAFKKTLLKSVSEYDSESKLFYTNTLDYFDDIRDASGKYNPFGPEQTWSVPNDNLKNSSIPSFSDILFSGKHSLVSSSEGSTAGVSYRIGVGLALNSGSLKGFTVGGHGGNNWGSSDVAVVLEDLDGDGLPDKVFKTKDGVYYRKNLSASGQNSFGDLQSLNISDVGYSKSTSFNWGVDLNLKYGNIGYEEQRSTNKTKVYFMDFNGDGLTDFVRNGQVYYNRLESGIPTFRNSSTGTPSPVFGGGNVTIPGFTTISAEEIEKQNPLHDVVRMWEAPAKGIVSVSHQYQLLAESTPERIKARSEYVNNAGTDKADGVRLYFQKGNQLVWNEAIGATDYSVKTKQNTAISVEKGERLYFRVSSVKDGNFDTVIWDPVITYSQVKQYDRDINGNLVNSDFTVASTLKDVNTYSLATYKASTDFFSSSPAGKVVPVVGNVLLKGILNKPVTSDHIKLKISKNYLDGANPSVVLFEKIFLANDVVNFDLSTVSLSAFEAETQITVALETETNINWQSISFAPTVTVPVISGGTLEEVPMEVSHLLYNKREGNYAIPGVTTTVNGKVKLNILPADLVLAPPFPAGTVNNYNGDVILSAKQNNVLLARKRYKLTTGTLVEVNNAFDNAVDYPLAVAGIPIQLEVTVSNPQSVAILRNYPKLNALNIQVQVTDLKDIADLTDDVISNNTTNDFAIYSLLNTDERTLGLYQHNWGGFVINGNLASDTIDQTLLKQSDAYNTEPDLNNTDPENYNGKGYEVANSYFVSLNPSYARSKWEGLEEGIYIKGQTIGTSRLGEDDIADYTDFSMPTLAGGSTSALDMINESKSKSISAGVSAGQANIGYSKSIDGDSYVTQTMSDFNGDRFPDYIRGENVQLTAPVGSISDEVVNIGDNFSHSKTSSEGPNFGGSYSHGSPSNSLSVTIGKASVKKDSAKGTASDEAEKGGNSISVSASKGKGEDRSTMIHSDINGDGLPDKISESGDVFLNTGYGFLPVEKWNFDSINSGNSTDWSAGLGYSIKQGSISGGANYARSQSDSDESFMDINGDGLADKIRYEGNSMLVSLNLGGSFDTPIDYPRFAEMNQNKGVSYGFNANVSIDISIWLLRITPTIGGSKGWSTNRSEGTFTDIDGDGNLDYIISKDDGHLTAQLSNIRRTNKLKSVTNAAGNSYVVDYELLKPSYENPSAKWVLQSVDIFDGHVGDGIDHTIAKFRYEDGYHDRREREFYGFGKVIQEQIDAADNSVFMTTVQEFYNQDYFRKNLLKHSYTKDKNDKMRQESENEYSLIDVATQASVPVSDLNLPICDAKRIFVGLIHVNQKVYEGGSDYLETNTFNTYDANGNITQYEDLGNGTADDKVTAKISYYESTTPYYGGIPKQLEVFTTDGLRRKRATSINTTTAEVTQIKNYSAADKIALTDIEYDTYGNLQKITGPANYKAQRMTLEYTYDADNHQYMTVIKDAFGYQSKMEYDYRFGVVLKTTDRNDQSNIITLDAKGRLATIKAPYEIASGKPYTIAYEYFPEAKVPYAKTKNYDPELDKDIETYIYTDGLGRALQVKKTASLFTQSGSPDQEAQIISGKIIYDGLGRPTTSYYPTTTTTVDNNFSTALSTITPTKTEYDEVGRAVNVTLPDGSINKIIFSLDNYDGVPVLHTTQTDALNKTNETYTDVTGQNMASKQNDLLTKFETNALGETIKVTDAMDHITKSSYDWLGQRIEFTHPDAGITTLQYDLAGNLTSRITQDIKNTVPNGGAIQYEYNFNRLESIKYPKNPQNNVQYNYGKADGTASRRGRLWFVQDASGGQEFFYGKLGEVEKEIRTLRITPTDVQTYISQFEYDTWNRIQKMIYPDGEVVDYTYNRAGNLQSMQGKKESHTYDYIKQLSYDEFEQRKYLKYGNGTETNYTYDAILRRLQQLQVKSGARQVMNNSYSYDLVGNVLGIKNTAPIVNNTLGGTSSHEYQYDDFYRLKSAKATYQGEFTKASYELNMSYNKMHNITNKNLVHTVNNVQKGYVLDYNYDNELHPNAPNKIIETGKQEPRQYAYDGNGNPTSYTEYQSFRKMTWDEENRLMGINDNGRIHQYNYDASGERVIKSSGDSQNVAINGETAATMVHTDDYTGYVSPYFVISKGKFTKHYFEGAGRIVSKLGNGTFAQPLGITAGGVNYTKLTAEQQKALDAYVKSLGLPPGPPTQQGIYGTPEFTGNPYPSGVLKPVEENQEPPEGWPRNPIFNAPGDVPGPPVQFGPPIEPTTVKAGEGFTGIGMPENDIFYFHPDHLGSTSYITTRNGSISQHVEYIAFGEVLFEEHSSSFSSPYLFNGKELDRETNLSYFGARYYDAKTSLWLNVDPMADHPNQIDKSAYSAFWGNPIKYTDPDGRCPKCEDEIYLELANHVYEAKRGDISPNGWQAIRVDENKKTGYKGVLYQGFNETNEKQYIYATQGTNPGSGDDWENNIQQAVTGNSPQYKQSIAIAKDLAYFYKGISFTGHSLGGGLASANALAVEGKAVTFNAAGLSSMTKSNNNLTGNVAKITAYVVQGEIVSHLQGKIGLRAEGKIVTLPATYIMQIPYLKTDDQIRTAQRISNHLMGPVMEKFKESKR; from the coding sequence ATGAAAAATAAAATAATAATACTGGTATTTTTAATAGGTTCTTTTTTGTTTGCAGCCAATTTTGGACCTTACAAAATAGCTTCTTTATTTACTGAAACTATTTTAGAAAAGGAAACCGTTATTTCAAAGACAGATTCTATTGGAATCTTTAGCAGCGAAAACAAAAACATAAAATCATTTCCCGCAGATATTGCCGAGGGAATTATTGGTACAAAAGACGAAGAGGATATTGACGATGCTTATGATAACGTTTTTCATCTTAAAGTTGATGTTTTGCCATCAAATGAAGAACATGCTTATCTGGAATATGAATTGTATGGTTATGATCAGGCAGCTTCGATTTCAAGAAGTTTAAACAATCAGCCAAGTATTGGAGGGCAATTTTTATCTCAAAATAAAAACTGGACCAAACAATCTGAGTTGCTTTCAGAAAAGTCATTGCGAGAAGGCGATAACGTTTTGTTGTTTACCGCTCCCGAAGGAATTTTGAATGGATATAAAGTTAAAAATGTTCGAATTGTCTACAAATCGGCAAAACCTTCCTTTCATTATACGTTACTAAAATCAGAAAATAAATTATACATCAAAGGAACCAATTTTCCTTCTGAGATTAGAAAAATGAGTATTGGCGGAATTGCTATTGATGTAAATCAGCCTGAATTTGAATTGGTATTTGATGCTGAAACTGCTGGTAAATCTATTTTAGTTACCAAAGAAACTTCAACTGGAATTATTGTAAATGAGCGATTAGAAACCAATCAATTTCTAAAAGTAGAACGTTTCAGATCCATTGAAAATGCAAAAGAACGTATTTCAAAAATTGTTGATTTTCAGACAGAAAATAAATTAGCATACAAAGACTTTCTGGCTGTTTTTCCGGTTGGAGCTTTAAAAAATAATGTATCAGTTTCTGTAAGTGGATTGCGAAAAATTGACGTTGCGCCATTAAACGCTGCAATGGTAAACGTTACAGGAACAAATGCAGGTTTTAGATTATTGCCACACGGAACCATTTTTGAAAAAGCAGTAACATTATCACTTCCATTTGATAAAAAAGCAATTCCCGAAGGTTATACAGAAAAAGATATTAATGTATTTTATTTTGATGAAAATAAGAGATTGTGGCAGGAAGTAACCAAAGATTCCTTAGATATTAAGCAGGGAATTATCAAGGCTAAAACGACTCATTTTACGGATTTTATTGCCGGAATTATCAAAATGCCGGAATCTCCGGAAACTTCTGGTTATACACCAACGAGTATTAAAGATCTAAAAGCAGCAAGTCCGTTAGTTGGAATTCAATCCATTGCTCCACCATCGGCAAACGGAAGAGGAACGGCAAGTACAGGTTTTTCTATTGCAATACCAAACGGAAGAGGAGGAATGCAGCCATCGCTGAATTTGCAATATGATAGTGACGGCGGTCATAGTTGGGCAGGAATGGGCTGGGATATTTCGGCACCAACAGTAAGTATCGAAACCCGTTGGGGAGCACCACGATATGATGCTTCAAAAGAAACGGAAACGTATTCGATTGGCGGAGAACAATTAATTCCTAATTCACATAGAGTAGATTGGATTGGACGTACTACAGACAAACAATTTTATCCAAGACGCGAAGGTGCTTTTCAGCAGATTATCCGTAAAGGATCTTCTCCTAAAAATTATTATTGGGTTGTAAAAGATAAAAGCGGAGTTACGAGTTATTACGGAGGAACGGATTCCGGACTTTCGTCAAATGGAGTTTTGCAGGATGCCAATGGAAATGTTGGGCATTGGGGACTTTGTCTGCAAGTCGATTTAAAAGGAAATACGGTTACTTATGAGTACGATAAAAAGGACGGTCAACTCTTTCTTAAAAAAGTATATTACACCGGTTTTGGATCTGATAAAGGAAACTACAGTGTCACTTTTGTAAAAAGTGGAGATTTAGGAGAAGCAAACCGACCAGACGTACAAATTTCGGCAAGATTAGGATTCAGACAATTGAATAATGAATTGTTGCGAAAAATTGAAGTACGTTATAAAAACGATATGATTCGCAGTTATGAACTAAATTATACTTTGGGAGCTTTTAAGAAAACATTGCTTAAATCAGTTTCAGAATATGATTCGGAGTCCAAATTGTTTTATACGAATACCTTAGATTATTTTGATGATATTCGTGATGCTTCCGGAAAATACAATCCGTTTGGACCGGAACAAACGTGGAGTGTTCCAAATGATAATCTTAAAAACAGTTCAATTCCTTCGTTTAGTGATATTTTATTTTCAGGAAAACACTCTTTGGTAAGTAGTTCTGAAGGTTCTACTGCAGGAGTAAGTTACCGTATTGGGGTTGGATTAGCGCTTAATAGCGGAAGTTTGAAAGGTTTTACAGTTGGTGGTCACGGAGGAAATAATTGGGGTTCCTCTGATGTTGCCGTGGTATTAGAAGATCTTGACGGAGACGGATTGCCGGATAAAGTGTTTAAAACCAAAGATGGTGTTTATTATCGAAAAAACTTATCAGCGTCAGGACAAAATTCTTTTGGAGATCTGCAAAGTCTTAATATTAGTGATGTTGGATACTCTAAATCAACTTCGTTTAATTGGGGAGTAGATTTGAATTTAAAATACGGAAACATCGGATACGAAGAACAGCGTTCGACCAATAAAACCAAAGTTTATTTTATGGACTTTAATGGTGACGGACTAACGGATTTTGTTCGCAACGGACAAGTATATTATAACCGATTGGAAAGCGGAATTCCGACTTTTAGAAATAGCAGTACAGGAACTCCGTCTCCCGTTTTTGGAGGAGGAAATGTAACGATTCCCGGATTTACAACAATCTCGGCAGAAGAAATAGAAAAACAAAATCCGCTGCATGATGTTGTTCGTATGTGGGAAGCTCCTGCAAAAGGAATTGTTTCTGTTTCGCATCAATACCAACTTTTAGCAGAATCTACACCTGAACGAATAAAAGCTCGTTCCGAATATGTGAATAATGCAGGAACCGATAAAGCAGATGGCGTTCGTTTGTATTTTCAAAAAGGAAATCAATTAGTTTGGAATGAAGCAATTGGCGCAACTGATTATTCGGTGAAAACCAAACAAAATACAGCGATTTCTGTAGAAAAAGGAGAACGATTGTATTTCAGAGTCAGTTCTGTAAAAGACGGAAATTTTGATACCGTGATTTGGGATCCGGTTATTACGTATTCGCAGGTAAAACAATATGACAGAGATATTAACGGAAATTTAGTCAACAGTGATTTTACGGTTGCTTCCACTTTAAAAGATGTGAACACTTATTCATTAGCGACCTACAAGGCAAGTACAGATTTTTTTAGCAGTTCTCCTGCCGGAAAAGTAGTTCCTGTTGTCGGAAATGTTTTATTGAAAGGAATATTGAATAAACCTGTTACTTCAGATCATATCAAATTAAAGATTTCCAAAAACTATCTGGATGGTGCAAATCCTTCAGTGGTTTTATTCGAGAAAATTTTCCTGGCAAATGATGTAGTAAATTTCGATTTGTCAACTGTAAGTTTGTCGGCATTCGAAGCTGAAACACAAATAACCGTAGCATTAGAAACGGAAACAAATATCAATTGGCAAAGCATTTCTTTTGCGCCAACAGTTACTGTACCGGTAATTTCAGGAGGAACATTAGAAGAAGTTCCTATGGAAGTTTCTCATTTATTATACAATAAAAGAGAAGGAAATTATGCTATTCCGGGAGTAACTACGACTGTAAACGGAAAAGTAAAACTAAACATTTTACCTGCAGATTTGGTTCTGGCACCGCCTTTTCCTGCCGGAACGGTAAATAATTATAATGGTGATGTTATTTTATCGGCGAAGCAAAATAATGTTTTGTTGGCCCGTAAAAGATATAAATTGACAACCGGAACTTTGGTAGAAGTTAACAATGCTTTTGATAATGCGGTTGATTATCCATTGGCTGTTGCTGGGATTCCAATTCAGTTGGAAGTAACGGTTTCTAATCCGCAATCTGTTGCTATTCTTAGAAATTATCCAAAATTAAATGCGCTAAATATTCAGGTTCAGGTAACCGATTTAAAAGATATAGCAGATCTTACAGATGATGTTATATCAAATAATACGACCAATGATTTTGCGATTTACAGCCTTTTAAATACAGATGAAAGAACGCTTGGATTGTATCAGCACAATTGGGGCGGATTTGTTATTAACGGAAATCTGGCTTCGGATACTATCGATCAAACGCTGCTAAAACAATCAGATGCTTATAATACAGAACCTGATTTGAACAATACAGATCCCGAAAATTATAATGGAAAAGGATATGAAGTTGCCAATAGTTATTTTGTTTCGCTGAATCCATCTTATGCAAGATCTAAATGGGAAGGTCTGGAAGAAGGAATTTATATAAAAGGGCAAACAATAGGAACTTCGAGATTAGGAGAAGATGATATTGCCGATTATACTGATTTTTCTATGCCAACATTGGCTGGAGGAAGTACTTCGGCACTTGATATGATTAACGAAAGCAAGAGTAAAAGTATTTCTGCCGGAGTTTCTGCGGGTCAGGCAAACATAGGTTACAGCAAATCGATCGATGGAGATTCGTATGTAACTCAAACGATGAGCGATTTTAATGGCGATAGATTTCCGGATTATATTCGTGGAGAAAATGTACAGTTAACTGCTCCTGTTGGATCTATATCAGACGAGGTGGTTAATATTGGCGATAATTTCAGTCATTCTAAAACAAGTTCTGAAGGACCTAATTTTGGAGGAAGTTATAGCCACGGATCACCTTCAAATTCCCTGAGTGTTACAATTGGAAAAGCAAGTGTCAAAAAAGATTCTGCAAAAGGCACCGCTTCAGATGAAGCCGAAAAAGGAGGAAACAGTATTTCTGTAAGTGCTTCTAAAGGAAAAGGTGAAGACCGCTCGACAATGATACACAGCGATATTAATGGAGACGGATTGCCGGATAAAATATCAGAATCAGGAGATGTATTTTTGAATACAGGATATGGTTTTCTACCAGTCGAAAAATGGAATTTTGATAGTATAAACAGTGGAAATTCTACAGATTGGAGTGCCGGTTTGGGATATAGTATTAAACAAGGTTCAATTTCCGGAGGTGCCAATTATGCCAGATCTCAGTCTGATAGTGACGAATCTTTCATGGATATTAACGGCGATGGATTGGCAGATAAAATAAGATATGAGGGAAATAGCATGTTGGTTTCCCTGAATTTAGGAGGCTCTTTTGATACACCAATTGACTATCCGAGATTCGCAGAAATGAATCAGAACAAAGGAGTTAGTTATGGTTTTAATGCCAATGTATCGATCGATATTAGTATCTGGTTGTTGCGTATTACACCAACTATTGGAGGAAGTAAAGGATGGAGTACCAACCGTTCTGAGGGGACTTTTACGGATATTGATGGCGACGGAAACCTTGATTATATTATTTCTAAAGATGATGGACATCTTACAGCGCAGCTTTCGAACATTAGAAGAACCAATAAATTAAAAAGCGTTACCAATGCCGCAGGAAATAGTTATGTGGTCGATTATGAATTATTAAAACCAAGTTATGAAAATCCTTCTGCAAAATGGGTTTTACAATCTGTAGATATTTTTGATGGACACGTAGGTGATGGAATCGATCATACGATTGCAAAATTCAGATATGAAGACGGTTATCATGATCGTCGTGAAAGAGAATTTTATGGTTTTGGAAAAGTAATTCAGGAACAAATTGACGCTGCCGATAATTCAGTTTTTATGACAACTGTTCAGGAGTTTTACAATCAGGATTATTTCCGTAAAAATCTTTTGAAACACAGTTATACAAAAGATAAAAATGACAAAATGCGTCAGGAGTCAGAAAACGAATACAGTCTTATTGATGTTGCAACGCAGGCAAGCGTTCCGGTATCTGACTTAAATTTACCAATATGTGATGCCAAACGTATTTTTGTGGGATTGATTCATGTTAATCAAAAAGTATATGAAGGTGGAAGCGATTATCTGGAAACCAATACTTTTAATACCTATGATGCGAATGGAAACATCACACAATATGAAGATTTAGGAAACGGAACTGCCGATGATAAAGTAACAGCAAAAATTAGCTATTACGAAAGTACAACGCCTTATTATGGCGGAATTCCGAAACAATTAGAAGTGTTCACAACTGATGGTTTACGCCGTAAAAGAGCGACTTCTATAAATACAACAACAGCAGAAGTTACTCAAATAAAAAATTATAGTGCAGCCGATAAAATTGCACTTACGGATATTGAATATGATACGTACGGAAACCTGCAAAAAATAACAGGACCAGCCAATTACAAAGCGCAGCGAATGACATTAGAATATACTTATGATGCAGATAATCATCAGTATATGACGGTAATAAAAGATGCATTTGGGTATCAGAGTAAAATGGAATACGATTATCGTTTTGGAGTTGTATTAAAAACTACAGATCGCAATGATCAAAGTAATATCATCACACTGGATGCTAAGGGACGTCTGGCAACTATAAAAGCACCTTATGAAATTGCTTCGGGAAAACCGTATACGATAGCGTATGAATATTTTCCGGAAGCTAAAGTTCCGTATGCAAAAACTAAAAATTACGATCCGGAATTAGACAAGGATATTGAAACCTATATTTATACTGATGGATTAGGAAGAGCTTTGCAGGTGAAAAAAACAGCAAGCTTATTTACACAGTCTGGAAGCCCTGATCAGGAAGCTCAAATTATTTCCGGAAAAATTATTTATGACGGATTAGGACGACCAACAACTAGTTATTATCCAACTACGACAACAACTGTAGATAACAATTTTAGTACAGCTTTGTCGACCATTACACCTACCAAAACCGAGTATGATGAGGTTGGTCGTGCTGTAAATGTAACCTTACCTGATGGAAGTATCAATAAGATTATTTTTTCTTTAGATAATTATGATGGAGTTCCGGTTTTGCATACCACACAAACCGATGCTTTAAATAAAACAAATGAAACTTATACTGATGTGACGGGTCAGAATATGGCAAGTAAACAAAATGATTTGCTTACAAAGTTTGAAACCAATGCATTGGGTGAAACCATAAAAGTGACAGATGCTATGGATCATATTACTAAAAGCAGTTATGATTGGTTGGGGCAACGTATTGAGTTTACACATCCTGATGCAGGAATAACGACCTTACAATATGATTTAGCAGGTAATTTGACTTCACGCATTACACAAGACATCAAAAATACGGTGCCAAATGGCGGAGCAATACAATACGAATATAATTTTAATAGACTAGAGTCTATAAAATACCCTAAAAACCCGCAAAATAACGTACAATACAATTATGGCAAAGCCGATGGAACTGCATCACGAAGAGGCAGGCTTTGGTTTGTACAGGATGCGAGTGGAGGACAGGAATTTTTCTATGGAAAACTGGGTGAAGTCGAAAAAGAAATTCGTACGCTTCGTATCACACCAACAGATGTTCAGACTTATATTTCTCAATTCGAATATGATACCTGGAACAGAATCCAGAAAATGATTTATCCTGATGGCGAAGTGGTGGATTATACCTATAACCGCGCAGGAAATTTGCAAAGTATGCAAGGGAAGAAAGAAAGCCATACGTATGATTATATCAAACAATTGAGTTATGACGAATTCGAACAACGCAAGTATTTAAAATACGGTAACGGAACCGAAACCAATTATACTTATGATGCTATATTGCGCAGATTGCAGCAATTGCAGGTGAAAAGCGGTGCAAGACAAGTCATGAATAACAGTTATAGTTATGATTTGGTTGGAAATGTTTTAGGAATCAAAAATACGGCTCCAATCGTAAACAATACTTTAGGCGGAACTTCCAGTCACGAATACCAATATGATGATTTTTACAGGTTAAAATCTGCAAAAGCAACGTATCAGGGCGAGTTTACCAAAGCAAGTTACGAGCTGAATATGAGCTATAATAAAATGCATAATATTACCAATAAAAACTTGGTACATACTGTAAACAATGTGCAAAAAGGATATGTTTTGGATTATAATTATGATAATGAATTGCATCCTAACGCACCAAATAAAATTATAGAAACCGGAAAACAAGAACCGCGACAATATGCCTACGATGGCAACGGAAATCCAACTAGTTATACGGAATACCAAAGTTTCAGAAAAATGACATGGGACGAAGAAAACCGTTTAATGGGAATCAATGACAACGGTAGAATTCACCAATATAACTATGATGCAAGTGGAGAAAGAGTGATTAAAAGTTCCGGAGATTCTCAAAATGTAGCTATTAATGGCGAAACTGCGGCCACTATGGTTCATACAGATGATTATACAGGCTATGTTTCTCCGTATTTTGTAATAAGCAAAGGAAAGTTTACCAAGCATTATTTTGAAGGTGCAGGACGTATTGTAAGTAAGTTAGGTAACGGAACTTTTGCTCAGCCATTAGGCATCACAGCCGGAGGAGTAAATTATACCAAACTTACCGCTGAGCAACAAAAAGCTTTAGATGCTTATGTAAAAAGTTTAGGTTTGCCTCCGGGACCGCCAACACAACAAGGTATTTATGGTACACCAGAGTTTACAGGTAATCCTTACCCAAGCGGAGTATTAAAACCAGTTGAAGAAAATCAGGAACCACCGGAAGGCTGGCCACGTAACCCAATTTTTAATGCTCCGGGAGATGTTCCGGGACCACCGGTACAATTTGGACCACCAATAGAACCTACAACGGTAAAAGCGGGAGAAGGCTTCACAGGAATTGGTATGCCGGAAAATGATATTTTCTATTTTCATCCCGATCATTTAGGAAGTACTTCGTATATTACCACTCGAAACGGCTCTATTTCGCAACATGTCGAGTATATTGCCTTTGGAGAGGTTTTGTTTGAAGAGCATTCTAGTTCATTTTCTTCGCCTTATTTGTTTAATGGAAAGGAATTGGACAGAGAGACGAATTTATCGTATTTTGGTGCTAGGTACTATGATGCGAAAACCAGTTTATGGTTGAATGTTGATCCAATGGCAGATCATCCTAATCAGATAGATAAATCTGCTTATAGTGCATTTTGGGGTAATCCTATTAAATATACTGATCCAGATGGTAGATGTCCTAAATGTGAAGATGAAATTTATTTAGAATTAGCAAATCACGTCTATGAAGCAAAGAGAGGTGATATTTCTCCAAACGGATGGCAGGCAATTCGCGTTGACGAAAATAAAAAGACTGGATATAAAGGTGTGCTTTATCAGGGGTTTAATGAAACAAATGAAAAACAATATATTTATGCTACTCAAGGGACTAATCCTGGCTCAGGAGATGATTGGGAAAATAACATTCAACAGGCAGTAACGGGTAATTCACCACAGTATAAGCAATCAATTGCTATAGCGAAGGATCTGGCTTATTTTTATAAGGGAATTTCCTTTACTGGTCACTCTCTAGGTGGTGGTTTAGCAAGTGCAAATGCTTTAGCGGTTGAAGGAAAAGCTGTAACATTTAATGCCGCAGGATTATCTAGTATGACTAAGTCTAATAATAATCTCACAGGAAATGTTGCGAAGATAACTGCTTATGTTGTACAAGGGGAGATAGTAAGTCATTTACAAGGTAAAATAGGATTAAGGGCGGAAGGTAAAATAGTTACATTACCAGCCACATATATAATGCAAATACCATATCTCAAAACTGATGATCAAATAAGAACAGCCCAGCGTATTAGTAATCACTTAATGGGGCCTGTAATGGAAAAATTTAAGGAATCAAAAAGATAA